From Oreochromis niloticus isolate F11D_XX linkage group LG1, O_niloticus_UMD_NMBU, whole genome shotgun sequence, a single genomic window includes:
- the hypk gene encoding huntingtin-interacting protein K — MAAEGDVDLDLEAEENCTGKPAEKPRKHDSGAADLERVTDYAEEKEISSSDLETAMSVIGDRRSREQKAKQEREKELAKVTIKREDVELIMSEMEISRAVAERSLREHMGNVVEALVALTN, encoded by the exons ATGGCGGCGGAAGGAGACGTCGATTTGGACTTGGAAGCCGAGGAAAACTGCACCGGGAAGCCGGCAGAGAAGCCTCGGAAACATGACAGCGGGGCCGCTGATTTGGAGAGAGTGACAGACTACGCGGAGGAGAAGGAAATCTCCAGCTCTGATTTAGAAACG GCCATGTCAGTGATTGGAGACCGAAGGTCGCGAGAACAGAAAGCCAAGCAGGAGAG AGAAAAGGAGTTGGCCAAAGTCACCATCAAGAGAGAGGACGTGGAGCTAATC ATGTCTGAGATGGAGATTTCGAGGGCCGTGGCTGAGCGCAGTCTGAGGGAACACATGGGGAACGTGGTGGAAGCTCTGGTGGCTCTGACCAACTGA
- the mfap1 gene encoding microfibrillar-associated protein 1: MSSREALNMKLPPIQSTAGAVPVRNEKGELSMEKVKVKRYVSGKRPDYAPMESSDEEEEDFQFVKKGKEMETEVELEEEDVSDPRLRRLLNRVSEDVEERLARHRQIAEPEVVAESSEDSDEGTWHPQREESSEDEEEEEEEVDDEEIERRRAMMRQRALERKNEEMEVMEVEEEGKSGDESESESEYEEYTDSEDEAEPRLKPVFIRKKERVTVAEREAEEQRQRELEAEAKRQAEERRRYTLKIVEEEAKKEFEENRRTLAALDALDTDGENEEEEYEAWKVRELKRIKRDREAREAFEKEKSEIERFHSLTEEERRAELRNNGKVVTNKATKGKYKFLQKYYHRGAFFMDEEEDVYKRDFSAPTLEDHFNKTILPKVMQVKNFGRSGRTKYTHLVDQDTTSFDSAWAQESAQNTKFFKQKAAGVRDVFDRPTVKKRKT; encoded by the exons ATGTCTAGTCGCGAAGCCCTAAACATGAAGCTTCCACCGATCCAGTCCACGGCCGGAGCCGTGCCGGTCCGGAATGAGAAAG GTGAGCTCTCCATGGAGAAGGTGAAGGTGAAAAGGTACGTGTCGGGTAAACGCCCTGACTACGCGCCGATGGAGTCGtctgatgaagaagaagaagacttcCAGTTTGTGAAGAAGGGAAAAGAAATGGAGACAGaggtggagctggaggaggaggatgtcTCTGATCCACGTCTCAGGCGTTTGCTAAACCGTGTCTCTGAGGACGTGGAAGAGAG GCTTGCAAGACACAGACAGATAGCAGAGCCTGAAGTTGTGGCTGAGAGCAGTGAAGACTCTGATGAAGGCACGTGGCACCCACAGCGAGAGGAGAGCAGtgaagatgaagaggaggaggaagaagaagtgGATGATGAG GAAATCGAGAGGAGGCGAGCAATGATGCGTCAGCGAGCCTTggaaagaaagaatgaagaGATGGAGGTcatggaggtggaggaagaggGGAAATCAGGAGACGAGTCGGAGTCAGAGTCTGAATACGAGGAATACACCGACAGCGAGGACGAAGCAGAGCCGCGGCTCAAACCTGTCTTCATCCGCAA AAAAGAGAGAGTCACAGTGGCAGAGCGTGAAGCAGAggagcagagacagagagagttgGAGGCCGAAGCGAAGCGGCAGGCGGAGGAGCGACGGCGCTATACCCTCAAGATCGTGGAGGAAGAGGCCAAGAAGGAGTTTGAGGAGAACCGGCGCACGCTGGCTGCTCTGGACGCTCTGGACACCGATGGAGAGAACGAGGAGGAGGAATACGAAGCCTGGAAGGTCAGAGAGCTGAAGCGCATCAAGAGGGACAGAGAGGCACGAGAAGC CTTCGAGAAGGAGAAGTCTGAAATCGAGAGATTCCACAGCTTGACTGAGGAGGAGCGCAGGGCCGAGCTGCGCAACAACGGCAAGGTTGTCACCAacaaagccaccaaaggcaaaTACAAGTTCCTCCAGAAATACTACCACAGAGGAGCCTTCTTCATG gacgaggaggaggacgTGTACAAGAGAGATTTCAGTGCACCTACTCTGGAGGATCACTTCAACAAAACCATCTTACCCAAAGTTATGCAG GTGAAAAACTTTGGTCGGTCTGGACGCACAAAGTACACCCACCTGGTGGACCAGGACACCACGTCGTTCGACTCTGCCTGGGCTCAAGAGAGCGCTCAGAACACCAAGTTCTTCAAGCAGAAGGCGGCAGGCGTGAGGGACGTGTTTGACCGGCCCACcgtgaagaagaggaagactTAA
- the hddc3 gene encoding guanosine-3',5'-bis(diphosphate) 3'-pyrophosphohydrolase MESH1 has product MNSDAALLLETVQFAAEKHRNQKRKDPEETPYINHPIGVARILSHEGGVTDIEVLQAALLHDTVEDTDTTPAELEAKFGVTVARIVQEVTDDKSLPKQERKRLQVEHAPHCSQQAKLVKLADKLYNLRDLNRCTPVGWTAERVQEYFLWASEVVKGLKGTNSALEKKLEELFKERGVQL; this is encoded by the exons ATGAACTCAGATGCAGCTTTATTGTTAGAAACTGTCCAATTTGCCGCAGAGAAACACCGCAACCAGAAACGTAAAGATCCAGAGGAAACGCCGTATATAAATCACCCCATAG GAGTGGCGAGAATCCTCAGCCACGAAGGGGGCGTCACAGACATCGAGGTTTTGCAG GCCGCCCTGCTTCATGATACAGTAGAAGACACCGACACCACCCCCGCAGAGCTGGAAGCTAAATTTGGGGTAACCGTGGCTCGCATTGTTCAGGAGGTGACGGATGACAAGAGCCTGCCCAAGCAGGAGAGGAAGCGTCTACAGGTGGAACACGCACCTCACTGCAGCCAACAGGCCAAGCTGGTTAAACTGGCTGATAAACTGTACAACCTGAGGGATCTGAACCGCTGCACTCCTGTTG GTTGGACAGCTGAGCGGGTGCAGGAGTATTTCCTGTGGGCCTCTGAGGTGGTGAAAGGCCTGAAAGGAACCAATTCAGCTCTGGAGAAGAAGCTGGAGGAACTCTTTAAAGAGAGAGGAGTCCAGCTCTGA
- the vps33b gene encoding vacuolar protein sorting-associated protein 33B has protein sequence MAHSARRDSPELPDFSILKRLARDQLIYLLEQLPGKKDLFIEADLMSPLDRIANVSTLKQHEVDKLYKVEHKPVISTSDQLCFLIRPRIQTVKWICDVVNADKVPGKSRRYKIIFTPQKFYACEAVLEEQGIFGDVTIDEWPFYLLPLDDDIISLELPEFFQDNFLAGDQRWVRTAGSALHLLYSLYGPFSKVYGIGRCSKMAYESWREQVEEGEQKARQAEIGNVFLIDRDVDFVTPLCSQVVYEGLVDDIFRIKCGCVEFGPDVTSSDKSVKVMLNSQDKVFSEIRNEHFSNVFGFLSQKARNLQTAYDKRRGMDIKQMKAFVSEELKGLKQEHRLLSLHIGASESIMKKKTKQDFQELLKTEHLLLEGFEIRECISYIEEHINRQVSMVESLRLLCLLSITENGLLPKDYRSLKAQYLQSYGVDHLLTFSNLRQLGLLVEQQPGETLTVMESKVGKLVNDKTAGKLTDAFSSLAKKSNFRALSRKLNLVPKMDEEYDLRVPRDMAYIFSGAYIPLSCKLIEQVLERDGWMGLEEVTRLLNGHEFAVTGSSGVDSKGKNDTQRIILVMFLGGCTYSEISALRFLGREKGYKFIVVTTAITNSSRLLEALLGNHV, from the exons ATGGCTCACAGTGCCAGGAGAGACTCCCCGGAGCTCCCCGACTTCTCCATCCTCAAGAGGCTGGCCAGAGATCAGCTCATCTACCTGCTGGAACAG CTGCCCGGGAAGAAGGACCTCTTCATTGAGGCAGACTTGATGAGCCCGCTGGATCGTATTGCAAATGTATCAACACTAAAG CAACATGAAGTGGACAAACTGTACAAAGTGGAACACAAACCTGTTATCAGCACCTCAGATCA GCTCTGTTTCCTGATCCGACCAAGAATACAGACTGTCAAATGGATATGTG ATGTGGTGAACGCAGACAAGGTACCTGGAAAATCCCGAAGATACAAGATCATCTTTACCCCTCAGAAG TTCTATGCGTGTGAGGCCGTGCTGGAGGAGCAGGGGATCTTTGGCG ATGTCACCATAGATGAGTGGCCTTTCTACCTGCTTCCTCttgatgatgacatcatcagtctGGAGCTGCCAGAATTCTTTCAAGACAACTTCCTG GCCGGAGACCAGCGCTGGGTGAGGACCGCCGGCAGTGCCCTCCACCTCCTGTACTCCCTGTACGGCCCATTCTCAAAGGTCTACGGGATTGGGCGCTGCTCCAAG ATGGCGTACGAGTCATGGAGGGAGCAGGTCGAAGAGGGAGAACAAAAAGCTCGTCAGGCTGAAATTGGGAATGTTTTCCTTATTGACAGAG ATGTGGACTTTGTCACTCCTCTGTGCTCACAAGTTGTCTACGAAGGCCTCGTCGATGACATCTTTAGAATCAAATGTG GATGTGTGGAGTTTGGACCTGATGTTACCTCCTCTGACAAAAGTGTGAAAGTGATGCTGAACTCTCAGGATAAG GTGTTCAGTGAAATCAGAAATGAGCATTTCTCCAACGTCTTTGGTTTTCTCAGTCAGAAAGCCAGGAATCTGCAGACTGCATATGAC AAACGTCGGGGGATGGACATAAAGCAGATGAAGGCGTTTGTGTCAGAGGAGCTGAAAGGGTTAAAGCAGGAACATCGACTGCTGAGCCTGC ACATTGGTGCCAGTGAGTCGAtaatgaagaagaaaacaaagcaggacTTTCAGGAGCTGCTGAAGACAGAACACT TGTTACTGGAAGGATTTGAAATCCGTGAATGCATTTCTTACATAGAGGAGCACATcaacagacag GTGTCCATGGTAGAAAGTCTGCGGCTGCTTTGTCTGCTGTCTATCACAGAAAACG GACTGCTGCCAAAAGACTACCGCTCATTAAAAGCACAGTATTTACAG AGCTATGGAGTGGATCACCTGCTTACATTTTCCAACCTGAGGCAGCTGGGGCTGCTGGTTGAGCAGCAGCCGGGAGAGACGCTCACTGTAATGGAGAGCAAAGTGGGCAAACTGGTTAATGATAAAACTGCAG GAAAACTGACAGATGCCTTTTCCTCTCTGGCAAAGAAGAGCAATTTCAGAGCCTTGAGCAGAAAACTTAACTTG GTGCCAAAGATGGATGAAGAATATGACCTGCGTGTCCCTCGAGACATGGCGTATATCTTCAGTGGTGCCTACATCCCTCTGAGCTGCAAACTCATCGAACAA GTGCTGGAGCGAGACGGTTGGATGGGGCTTGAAGAAGTCACCAGGCTGCTAAATGGGCATGAATTTGCAGTTACAG GGAGCAGCGGAGTGGATTCAAAGGGAAAGAACGACACTCAGCGTATCATACTGGTCATGTTTCTTGGTGGATGCACCTACTCTGAGATTTCTGCCCTTCGGTTCCTCGGCAGAGAGAAAG gtTATAAATTCATTGTGGTTACAACTGCAATTACAAACAGTTCCAGACTCCTGGAGGCTTTGCTGGGCAACCACGTATGA
- the prc1b gene encoding protein regulator of cytokinesis 1b isoform X4: protein MRKSEVLAAEAVSCLNKALCHLKDIWEEIGIPEDQRLQRTNVVKSHIKNLLDMMIQEEESLKKRLILSLQTCKTEMEKLCLELQLPVFEEEAGISMLQQEKNIRTQVEALMKEKAQRMQQLKALLEQDQDLCDILCSVPYGIAPDSVPSLETLDNFHQHIANQNKERVKRHAEFTELKKQIILYMEELDRVPETSFEKDVVCEDEDSFCLSRDNITSLKLLLCQLEERKAENEAMCESHREKIQQLWDRLQVPQEEREAFSQHMVTSKKRNLDALQTEVQRLEELKLQNIRNVIDAIRSEIAVFWEKCFLSTDQQQAFTPYFSEDFTEDLLSLHDAEIQRLKQHYEDHKELFEGVQQWEQSWRLFLELEKKATDPSRFTNRGGNLLKEEKQRSDLLKSLPKIEKRLKAQIDTWEHEQGRDFQVNGQKFLQFVEEQWELHRIEKEKEKLERHIKKSKQTEEDMLYGTAVRTPTKRRFLATTTPNKSRKMGNATSSISSGTSNSTMRSVYGGTVCRSPAPRPPLSANKTLAARTPGGCKPPHPRLQGCNKENEAQLKGSSPLREGLGLH from the exons ATGAGGAAAAG cGAGGTTCTGGCAGCGGAGGCTGTGTCGTGCCTGAATAAAGCGCTGTGCCACCTGAAGGACATTTGGGAGGAGATCGGCATCCCGGAGGACCAGAGACTACAGAGAACTAATGTAGTCAAAAGTCACATAAAG AATTTATTAGACATGATGATTCAAGAAGAGGAATCTCTGAAAAAGAGGCTCATCCTTAGCCTTCAGACATGCAAAACAGAAATGGAGAAACTGTGCTTGGAGCTTCAGCTGCCCGTGTTCGAG GAAGAGGCCGGCATCAGCATGCTCCAGCAAGAGAAGAACATCCGCACACAGGTGGAGGCCCTGATGAAGGAGAAGGCTCAGCGGATGCAgcagctgaaggctctgctggAGCAGGACCAGGACCTGTGCGACATCCTGTGCTCTGTGCCGTACGGCATCGCTCCCGACTCTGTCCCCTCACTGGAAACACTGGACAACTTCCACCAACACATCGCCAACCAGAACAAAGAGAGG GTGAAGCGACACGCTGAGTTCACGGAGCTCAAAAAGCAGATCATTTTATACATGGAGGAGCTGGACCGTGTCCCTGAAACCAGCTTCGAGAAGGACGTGGTCTGTGAGGATGAGGACTCTTTTTGTCTCTCCAGAGACAACATTACGTCACTGAAACTGCTTCTTTGCCAG CTTGAGGAACGCAAGGCAGAGAACGAGGCCATGTGTGAGAGTCACAGAGAGAAGATCCAGCAGCTGTGGGACAGACTGCAGGTTCcacaggaggagagggaggcttTCAGCCAACACATGGTCACGTCCAAGAAGAGGAATTTGGACGCG TTACAAACAGAAGTCCAGCGTCTCGAGGAGCTCAAACTACAAAACATCCGCAATGTCATAGATGCCATCCGCTCTGAGATCGCTGTCTTCTGGGAGAAGTGCTTCCTCAGCACAGACCAGCAGCAGGCTTTCACACCGTATTTTAGTG AGGACTTTACTGAAGATCTGTTAAGTCTGCATGATGCTGAGATCCAGCGCTTGAAGCAGCATTATGAGGATCACAAAGAGCTTTTTGAAGGGGTTCAGCAGTGGGAGCAAAGCTGGAGACTCTTCCTGGAGCTGGAG aAAAAAGCAACAGATCCATCGAGGTTCACTAACAGAGGAGGAAATCTTCTCAAAGAGGAGAAACAGAGATCTGACCTGCTTAAAAGCCTGCCAAAG ATTGAAAAGAGATTAAAAGCCCAGATTGACACTTGGGAACATGAGCAGGGTCGAGACTTTCAAGTAAACGGCCAGAAGTTTCTGCAGTTCGTGGAGGAGCAATGGGAGCTGCACAGAatagagaaggagaaggagaagctGGAGAGG CACAttaagaaaagcaaacaaacggAGGAGGACATGTTGTACGGAACCGCAGTACGAACCCCAACCAAGCGCAGGTTCCTGGCCACCACCACCCCCAATAAATCACGAAAGATG GGTAATGCGACCTCCAGCATTTCTAGTGGCACCTCTAACAGCACAATGCGCTCTGTCTATGGCGGGACTGTCTGCCGCTCCCCGGCGCCACGCCCTCCCCTCTCAGCAAACAAG
- the prc1b gene encoding protein regulator of cytokinesis 1b isoform X3 — translation MRKSEVLAAEAVSCLNKALCHLKDIWEEIGIPEDQRLQRTNVVKSHIKNLLDMMIQEEESLKKRLILSLQTCKTEMEKLCLELQLPVFEEEAGISMLQQEKNIRTQVEALMKEKAQRMQQLKALLEQDQDLCDILCSVPYGIAPDSVPSLETLDNFHQHIANQNKERVKRHAEFTELKKQIILYMEELDRVPETSFEKDVVCEDEDSFCLSRDNITSLKLLLCQLEERKAENEAMCESHREKIQQLWDRLQVPQEEREAFSQHMVTSKKRNLDALQTEVQRLEELKLQNIRNVIDAIRSEIAVFWEKCFLSTDQQQAFTPYFSEDFTEDLLSLHDAEIQRLKQHYEDHKELFEGVQQWEQSWRLFLELEKKATDPSRFTNRGGNLLKEEKQRSDLLKSLPKIEKRLKAQIDTWEHEQGRDFQVNGQKFLQFVEEQWELHRIEKEKEKLERHIKKSKQTEEDMLYGTAVRTPTKRRFLATTTPNKSRKMGNATSSISSGTSNSTMRSVYGGTVCRSPAPRPPLSANKTLAARTPGGCKPPHPRLQGCNKENEAQLKGSSPLRARPVQGL, via the exons ATGAGGAAAAG cGAGGTTCTGGCAGCGGAGGCTGTGTCGTGCCTGAATAAAGCGCTGTGCCACCTGAAGGACATTTGGGAGGAGATCGGCATCCCGGAGGACCAGAGACTACAGAGAACTAATGTAGTCAAAAGTCACATAAAG AATTTATTAGACATGATGATTCAAGAAGAGGAATCTCTGAAAAAGAGGCTCATCCTTAGCCTTCAGACATGCAAAACAGAAATGGAGAAACTGTGCTTGGAGCTTCAGCTGCCCGTGTTCGAG GAAGAGGCCGGCATCAGCATGCTCCAGCAAGAGAAGAACATCCGCACACAGGTGGAGGCCCTGATGAAGGAGAAGGCTCAGCGGATGCAgcagctgaaggctctgctggAGCAGGACCAGGACCTGTGCGACATCCTGTGCTCTGTGCCGTACGGCATCGCTCCCGACTCTGTCCCCTCACTGGAAACACTGGACAACTTCCACCAACACATCGCCAACCAGAACAAAGAGAGG GTGAAGCGACACGCTGAGTTCACGGAGCTCAAAAAGCAGATCATTTTATACATGGAGGAGCTGGACCGTGTCCCTGAAACCAGCTTCGAGAAGGACGTGGTCTGTGAGGATGAGGACTCTTTTTGTCTCTCCAGAGACAACATTACGTCACTGAAACTGCTTCTTTGCCAG CTTGAGGAACGCAAGGCAGAGAACGAGGCCATGTGTGAGAGTCACAGAGAGAAGATCCAGCAGCTGTGGGACAGACTGCAGGTTCcacaggaggagagggaggcttTCAGCCAACACATGGTCACGTCCAAGAAGAGGAATTTGGACGCG TTACAAACAGAAGTCCAGCGTCTCGAGGAGCTCAAACTACAAAACATCCGCAATGTCATAGATGCCATCCGCTCTGAGATCGCTGTCTTCTGGGAGAAGTGCTTCCTCAGCACAGACCAGCAGCAGGCTTTCACACCGTATTTTAGTG AGGACTTTACTGAAGATCTGTTAAGTCTGCATGATGCTGAGATCCAGCGCTTGAAGCAGCATTATGAGGATCACAAAGAGCTTTTTGAAGGGGTTCAGCAGTGGGAGCAAAGCTGGAGACTCTTCCTGGAGCTGGAG aAAAAAGCAACAGATCCATCGAGGTTCACTAACAGAGGAGGAAATCTTCTCAAAGAGGAGAAACAGAGATCTGACCTGCTTAAAAGCCTGCCAAAG ATTGAAAAGAGATTAAAAGCCCAGATTGACACTTGGGAACATGAGCAGGGTCGAGACTTTCAAGTAAACGGCCAGAAGTTTCTGCAGTTCGTGGAGGAGCAATGGGAGCTGCACAGAatagagaaggagaaggagaagctGGAGAGG CACAttaagaaaagcaaacaaacggAGGAGGACATGTTGTACGGAACCGCAGTACGAACCCCAACCAAGCGCAGGTTCCTGGCCACCACCACCCCCAATAAATCACGAAAGATG GGTAATGCGACCTCCAGCATTTCTAGTGGCACCTCTAACAGCACAATGCGCTCTGTCTATGGCGGGACTGTCTGCCGCTCCCCGGCGCCACGCCCTCCCCTCTCAGCAAACAAG